TTTCATGATAATCAAGATGGTCATGAGCCAGATTAGTAAATAGTCCGTAATCTAATTCCAGACCTTCTGTTCTCGATTGTTCCAGCGCATGTGAAGAAATCTCCATAACGACAAACTCATCAAGGCTTTTACTCAGCATTTTTTGGATCTGTAAAGCATCTGGTGTAGTATTGCTGGTCTTATATTCCCTGTTATTAATAATATTGGATACAGTTCCCAAGAGGGAACATGTCCTGCCTGCAGTCTCCAAGATATGCTTTAAAATATAGGCAGTGGTCGTTTTCCCATTTGTTCCTGTTATGCCAATTATTTTATGTTTCCTTGATGGACGATCATAAAAACAGCTTGCCAGCTTCCCCAAACTGGGTCTGCTATCCGTTACTTTTATATAGGGCACATTCAATTCAAGGGCTTCTTCACCCACCACGGCAGCCGCCCCATTTTCAACAGCTTGTCCAATAAAATGATGTCCATCTGTCTGAAAGCCTTTAATCGCAACAAAAAGGCTTCCTTTCCTCACTTTGCGTGAATCCATTTCAATCCCTCTAATTTCAGGATCGTTTGTAAAAACATCCATCTCCCCACTATCCTTTAGGCACTTAATAACCTGGGATAATTTCATATTTCTGTCTCCTTTAATGTTTAAACATCAAGTAATTTGGTGTATAAGTCTATATTCATTATCTTTTGTTTTCCCATATTTACAGGAAATATGCCTCTAAAGGACACAAATAACGGGGGGATCGGAAAATCGTCTTAATATACTAGAATTGAGGATAAATTTGGGTGAATGCTTCTGGAAAATAAGCGATTCACCCTATTGAAATACCAGCTTACTTGCGTTTTAGACTATAGACAATGGCCGCTTTGCAAACTGGGATAAATACTTCACATTCAACCGGCTGTGCTGTGAAATAAGATAAGCATCCCTTGTAGCACCTGGTTTCCTTAACGTATTAAGGGCTCTTATCATCCCTGCTTCACTTTCCATGCCAACCCCATGCCCAAAGAACATCCCTCCGCCCAAATATACGGAATTCTCACCTGTCCAAACTGGATGACCATAATCAGGATTATAAAAATAAACCACATCACCAGGTATGAAATTCCTGCCTCTTTTTGTAACAATCGATAGATCATGGTCATAATTCCAGTCCCAAACAAGAAGCCCCTGAAATAGTGTATTGAAGCGGCTGACAGAGATGGAGTCCAAGACAGCTTTATAAAAAATCAGCACAATGGCTGTCGTACATTCAAAAGCATATTCCCAGCTGTTCGTAAACACATCCATAATCGCATCTGACGGTAAAACGGATGGATCGAGCAGGTATCCATATTTTGTCCCTCTCCATATGCGCGGATTGAAACGCGATGTGTTAAAGGGTGCAAATTCAACTCGGCTGGCATAAAGCTGCCTGGCTGCTTTGATGATGTTCTCCCTTAGAAGGATATCAAACAGCAGTTCATGCATTGAATCATATTGATGAGTCTCCGGACTGCTCTCCAGGGCAAGATAAATTTCACGCTGAACACCAAAAAAGCTGGAAACCCCCGGTTTATTTTGATTATTCGAAAGGATAATCATTGTCTTCCCCCTTCAAATGAACTTATAGTAGCTTATGGTTTCTTTTGCAGGAGGGTTCCTTCAATATTTTTCTTCTCTTTTTCTACTCTTCGGAAAATGGAAGCGTTATTTATTATCGGAAAATATCTTTTTTTCTGAAATAGACTTGCTTTTCCTTTCATTTTACTTGTACAATATTCCACATATTCATAAGTTTCAGACTTTAACAATAATTCATTTTCAACAGGAGGCTTGTTTCATGGTGACTTTTTTAGGATCGATTGTTTTGCTAGTGGCAGGATACGCCACTTATTCGAAAGTAGTAGAGAAAATCTTTGGTATAAATGATAACATTCCTACACCGGCTTACACAGAAAATGACGGAATGGACTATGTTCCAATGAGCTGGTGGAAAGGCAGCCTGATCCAATTATTGAATATTGCAGGACTGGGTCCGATTTTCGGTGCTATCATGGGGGCTTTATATGGACCAGTTGCTTTTATCTGGATAGTGGCCGGTTCCATTTTTGCCGGCGCCGTTCACGATTATTTTTCAGGGATGCTCTCTTTGAGGCATAAAGGCGAGCAATTTCCCTCTATTGTTGGCAGATATTTAGGAAAACCGGCCAAAACAGCCATTAATATATTTTCTATTCTCTTAATGGTACTGGTTGCCGCTGCATTTACTGCTGGACCGGCACAGCTTATTTCCAGCATAACACCATTAAGTTTTATGGCTTCATTGTTCATTATTTTTGCTTACTTCATCCTGGCAGCTGTGTTGCCTGTAAACCGGATTATCGGAAAAATTTATCCTTTTCTCGGAGCTATTTTAATTTTTATGGCTGTATCCATTGCAGTCGCATTGCTATTCAGCGAAAAACCCATACCGAATGTAACGCTTTCTAACTTTCATCCCGGAGAGCTTCCTATCTGGCCTTTACTGATGGTCACCATTTCCTGCGGTGCCATTTCTGGATTTCATTCAACACAAAGTCCGATTGTCTCACGCACGCTGAAAAAGGAAAGCGACGGTAGAAAGGTTTTCTATGGAGCAATGATTGGAGAAGGAATAATCGCTTTAATATGGGCTGCAGCGGGCATGACCTTTTTCGGGGGAACAGGAGGTCTTCAGGAAGCTTTAGCAGCAGGAGGCCCAGCTGGAGTCGTTAATGAAATTTCGAGCAGCCTCCTAGGTACATTCGGAGGGATACTTGCTATCTTAGGCGTTATTATCCTTCCGATTACAACCGGTGATACAGCTCTCCGCTCTTCAAGAATGATGCTGGCTGAATCGCTGTCCTCTTTTATGAAGACGGATGGCAGATGGAAGGTTGTCATCACCACCTTACCAGTGGCTCTTCCAACTTTATACCTTGCAACAATCGATTACTCTTTCTTATGGAGATATGTTGGATGGACAAATCAGGTTACAGCTGCAGTCATGCTTTGGACCGCCACGATGTATCTCTTGAAAAATAAGAAATTCCACTGGATTTGCGGTGTGCCTGCCTTGTTTATGACAGGTGTAGTATCGACGTATATCTTCTATGCACCTGAAGGCTTTCAGATGGATTATCAATTGTCGATGATCATCGGTTCAGTCATTACGCTTGCTATTGCAGTATGGTATGTTTACCAGATAATAAAACATAGACAGCTTGGCAAAAATAGTACCAGCTTAACAGCAGCCTAACTGTAAATGCACCTCATTCACAAGAATGAAGGTGCATTTTTTTATTTGCTGAAATCCTTCAGACCAATACCCTTTTTTCAAATTTAGTTGCTGTCTGTCTTTCTATTCTGTTAGTCCTGCACTCTGGATATCTGGCCCGTTGCGTTTTACTCTTCATGAAGCGGGTAATGAATACTAACAGTTAAAGGAGGTTTTACAATGTCAGATAATACAACTCAGAAAAAAATAATTCTATAGAACAAGAAAAAAGAAAGAAAACAACAAAGATATCGAGCCCCAAAGAGAGCCGGAA
This window of the Cytobacillus pseudoceanisediminis genome carries:
- a CDS encoding carbon starvation CstA family protein; protein product: MVTFLGSIVLLVAGYATYSKVVEKIFGINDNIPTPAYTENDGMDYVPMSWWKGSLIQLLNIAGLGPIFGAIMGALYGPVAFIWIVAGSIFAGAVHDYFSGMLSLRHKGEQFPSIVGRYLGKPAKTAINIFSILLMVLVAAAFTAGPAQLISSITPLSFMASLFIIFAYFILAAVLPVNRIIGKIYPFLGAILIFMAVSIAVALLFSEKPIPNVTLSNFHPGELPIWPLLMVTISCGAISGFHSTQSPIVSRTLKKESDGRKVFYGAMIGEGIIALIWAAAGMTFFGGTGGLQEALAAGGPAGVVNEISSSLLGTFGGILAILGVIILPITTGDTALRSSRMMLAESLSSFMKTDGRWKVVITTLPVALPTLYLATIDYSFLWRYVGWTNQVTAAVMLWTATMYLLKNKKFHWICGVPALFMTGVVSTYIFYAPEGFQMDYQLSMIIGSVITLAIAVWYVYQIIKHRQLGKNSTSLTAA